A genomic segment from Castor canadensis chromosome 1, mCasCan1.hap1v2, whole genome shotgun sequence encodes:
- the LOC109676028 gene encoding olfactory receptor 10AG1-like, which translates to MTLTSDEIFLHMNHEEINAEDNVSTVKHFVLLGFSELSDLQGFLSGVFCIIYIIILIGNSLIIMITMLDPALKKPMYFFLANFSSLEICYVSVTLPRILVNIWTQDRSISLLDCATQMCFFLILGTTESFLLAVMSYDRYMAICNPLHYPLLMNPRKCIQLLAGSWLSGMPIQIGQTCQIFSSHFCNSNQIDHFFCDIPPILKLACGDTSMHELSVYVVVMLVGAFPFTLILVSYIKIISTILTLPTARGRAKAFSTCSSHLLVVVLFFGSASITYFRPISNHSAGTDKLFSLFYTVVTPIFNPLIYSLRNKEVITALRKLLLKT; encoded by the coding sequence ATGACACTTACTTCTGATGAAATCTTCCTACACATGAACCATGAAGAGATAAATGCAGAAGACAATGTTTCTACAGTGAAGCACTTTGTCCTACTAGGATTCTCTGAGCTTTCAGACCTCCAAGGGTTCCTATCTGGAGTGTTCTGCATAATTTACATAATTATTCTAATTGGAAACAGCCTTATAATCATGATAACCATGCTTGACCCTGcactgaagaaacccatgtatttttTCCTGGCAAATTTTTCTTCCTTGGAAATCTGTTATGTATCTGTCACTCTCCCCAGGATTCTGGTCAATATTTGGACACAGGATAGAAGTATTTCTCTGCTGGACTGTGCCACTCAAATGTGTTTCTTCCTTATACTGGGAACCACTGAAAGCTTCCTCCTGGCTGTGATGTCATATGACCGCTACATGGCCATCTGTAACCCTCTGCACTATCCTTTACTCATGAACCCAAGGAAGTGCATCCAGCTACTAGCTGGATCTTGGCTCAGTGGAATGCCAATCCAGATAGGGCAAACATGTCAAATATTCTCTTCGCATTTCTGTAATTCTAACCAAATTGACCACTTCTTCTGTGACATACCTCCCATTCTCAAACTAGCCTGTGGGGACACTTCTATGCATGAGTTGTCTGTCTATGTAGTAGTTATGTTGGTTGGTGCCTTTCCTTTTACACTGATACTTGTTTCTTACATCAAAATCATTTCTACCATTCTGACACTGCCAACAGCTAGAGGACGTGCTAAAGCATTCTCCACATGTTCTTCCCATCTGCtggttgtggttttattttttggatctgCTAGTATTACCTACTTTCGGCCAATATCCAATCATTCTGCAGGAACTGACAAactgttctctcttttttatacAGTAGTGACTCCAATTTTCAATCCACTGATATACAGCCTTAGGAACAAGGAGGTGATAACAGCTTTGAGAAAATTATTACTTAAAACATAG